DNA sequence from the Streptomyces sp. MST-110588 genome:
CGCGCATGGGCCACGGTCTGGAGGAGGCCGGGAATGCTGGAAGTCTGTGCGGTTCGCAGCTCGACCGCATAGTGCTCCAGCTCGGCCAGATCAAGCATGCCGGGCGGAAGAACACCTCGGTACTCCTCCCACCAGTGGCGGGTGCGTCCGCTGGGCATCGACGCCAGGGCGTCGATCAGCTTCTTGTCCTGGCAGTCGTAGTTACAGGCGAGCGTTCGTATGCGATCCGCACTCACGGGGATGCGTCCGGTCTCGATGTTGCTGATGCGTGCCTGGTTGCCACCGAGTAGTGCTCCCGCTTCGCGGGCTGTCAGGCCGGCCTTCTCACGCAGCTTGCGGAGTTCCGCTCCGAGGCGCTGCTGGCGGGCGGTCGGGGTCGTCCTCGGTGCCATGAGCCCTCTCTTTTCGTTGGCGAGCAGTCTGCCGTGGCGGACTCCCTTGCACCAGGGGGATAGATTCTGGCAGTTCGGTGAAATGCATCTAACCGACTCCGCTACGGTGTGTATCGCGTCACTTACCGCGTGGCGTCAACTGCCCGCTTGTATCGGAGACTTCCATGTCCGGTGACTGGGAATACGCGCTCGAAATCCCCGACAACTCGCTTGCTCCGCGTGTCGCGCGGCGCGTGCTGCGGCTCATTCTCGAGGAGCACGGGGAGGAGCAACTGACCGACACGGCGGAGCTGTTGGCGTCCGAGTTGGTGACCAATGCGCATCGGCATGCCAAGGGGGGTGCGTCTGTGCGGGTCAAGCGGGTGGGGGAGCGGTTGCGGGTCAGTGTGTGGGACGGGAACCCGGAGCTGCCGGTGTTTGACGGGGCGCCGACGCCTGCGCCGGAGGCGGAAGCGGGGCGGGGGCTGGGACTGGTGCGGCTCTGTGCCGACAGCTATGGCGGGTTCTCGTTGGGGGCGGGGGCGTTCGGGGTGGGTGGAAAGTTGATCTGGTTTGAGTTGGGGAGAGGGGGCGGAGCGGGCGGGAGTCCGATCTTCGTGCCGTGAGGGGGGAGGGCTCAGTCTTCGTTGTGCGGGGTGGGATGTTGCGGTGATGACTGGGCGATCGTGACGATGCGTTGGAGGGCGCCAGGGCGGAGACCTGTTTGGACAGGGCGGAGTCACTGGTGTCGATCGTGTCCCGGAGGAAGCCGAACTCCACCCATTCGGCCGGTGCCAGCAGCGCGACGATCGACAGCCGCTATCAGCGCGGCGGCGATGGTGTGGGGGCCGGGAGCTGGAGGAGCTGGGTGGAGAGCAGCAGAAGTATGTACGCCGTGATGATGCCGGCCGACAGCCACAGGTAGAACATCAGCTCCGGGCCGGTCGGTTTCCTGCGTACGGGGGCCTGGCGGTGCTCCCGAGGGGTCCGCGGTCGGGTGAGTGGGATTACCACTTCAGGGCGTCGTCCGGAGTCGTCTGCCAGTAGGTGACCTCGGCGGAGTCGTCGAGGTGGGTGTCCTTGGGGAGAGCGAGGCGGGCGGGGGCACCGGTGGAGCCGCCGGAGCGGTCGGCGAAGTAGACCGTGAGGTTACGGACCTTGTTGCCGTGACCGCCTTCGCCGGCGGCGCTGGAGAGGCGGATGCCCGCGTGACCGGACGCGCCCGGCTCCAGGGACACCACGGCCTGCGGCGTGCTGTCCTTCACGGGCGGGGTGGGGGCCTGGGCGTCGTCGAAGCGGAGGAAGGGGAACGCGTACAGGTCGCAGCGGGTGGAGCCGGTGTTGGTGGCGGTGAGCAGCAGGTGGTTGATGGGGCGGGTCACGCGCGACACGGTCAGCTTGGCGTTGGCCGCGGTGCAGGTGGTGGCACGGGCGGTGGAATGGGTGGTGGCGCGGGCGGTGACGTTCTTGGCGGGGGGCACCTGAGAGTCGCGCTTGGCCTGTGCGTATCGGACGTTCTGTGCGCTCTCCGTGCCGGGGGAGGGGAAGTGGTCCGGCGCGGCTGCGGAGGGGGCAGGTGCGGCGTCCGTCTTCTTGGCGTCGCTGCCGCTCTGGCAGGCGGACAGGGAGAGGGCGGTGACGGCCAGGGTGACGGAGGCGGCGATACGGGCCGTGCGGGAGCCGGTGCCGGTGAGGAGAGAGCGCATGGGTGTTCTCCAGTTGTGTGGTGTCCGGTCAGGTGGTGCGGAGGAGGGTCGTGACGATCGCGGCACAGATGATGAGGACGGCCAGTGCCACGACGTCGGCCATTTCGAGTTCGGAGCGGAAACGGGTCCGCATCGGCTGCTCCCTGGTCAGGCGCTCGTTCGGTGTCCACACACTGGGCGACGCTTCGTCCCGGCGGCCACACATGCCGGTTCATTCGGGACGCTGGAACGATTCCGCGTACGCTGACCAGGGGGAATGAGGCTTTCCTGGAACGCGGTTCCGGGACGGGGTGGGGGAGGAACAGCGGCTATGACGTCCGAGACGGAAGAGTTCGCGGCGCTGCTACGGGGGCTCAAGGAGAAGTCGGGACGCAGCTACGGTGTCCTGGCCAAGCGGCTGCACATGAGTACGTCCACGCTGCACCGCTACTGCAACGGTGACGCGGTACCCGTGGAGTACGCGCCCGTGGAACGGCTCGCCCGGGTCTGCGGGGCGAGCCCGGAGGAGCTGGTCGAACTCCACCGTCGGTGGATCCTCGCCGACGCGACGCGGGGACGTAAGCCGGGTACGCATCCCGCGCCTGCGCCCGGGGCCGACGGTCCCGCACCTGTGTCCGGGGCCGACGGTCCCGCGCCGGTTGCTGCGGCGGATGACCCTGTCCGGGGTGAAGCCTCTCCCGAGGGAGGGGTGCCGGCCGGCGGTGCTACCGATGACAGCACGATCGATGCCAGTGGCAACGATGACAGTGGTGACAGTGACAGTGCCAACGATGGCGGCGTGGCCGGTGATGGTGCGGTGGGCCGGGACGCGACGGTCGGGGGCGGGGCGGTCGGGGGTGCGTCGGGTGTCGCCGTTTTCCCTGCCGTCCTGTCACCTCGGCGGACGCTTCCCAAGAAGCTGTGGCTTCCGCTCGCCGGGGCGGCGGTTGTGGCGCTCGCCGTACCGTTCATGGTGAACGGGTCAGACGTTTCCGGCAAGCGGTCCGCCGCCGCCACACGGGCCGACCGGGCGTCGGTGAGCGGGCAGGGTCCGGTCCCGGACGGAGCTGTCAGCCGGTCGCCGCAGGCCACCTCGGCAACGGACCGCGTGGCGAAGAAGGCCGATGCGGGTACGAAGAAGGATTCCGGCCCCTCCGAGGGCCCGTCCGGCTCCGCGCCCGAGCCCGAGTCCGTCCCCGCCGCCGGGGACGGACGGCCCAAGGACGGCGGTCAGAGCGGCGGCGACGAGGGAGGCGACGACGAGCAGGGCGTGCCGCTGACCGTCGACGTACGGATGAACAACTGGGACGACCGCTGCGGCCGTTGGTTCCTCCTCGACAAGCCGCCTGCCGAAGTGCCCCCGCCGCCCACCGAGCAGGGCACCCGTGGCTGGGCGAACGCCCTCGGCGCGGTGGCCGCCGGCCATCTGCGGATAGCGCTGGCGGTGCAGGGCAAGAGCGAACGGGCCGTGGTGCTGCATGCTCTGCATGTACGGGTGACCGGGCGCCGGGCGCCGGCGAGCGGGGCGATGTACAACATGGACGCCGGCTGCGGCGGCGGGCTGACCCCGGCCGCCTTCGACGTCGCCCTGGACGCCGCCGCCCCACTGCCCCGCCCGGTCGCCGGCATGCAGGGCGACAAGAAGATTCCGGCCACGGACTTCCCGTACAAGGTGTCCAGCAGCGACCCCCAGGTGCTGGACGTCGACGCGCACACCGACCTCAACGACGTGAGCTGGTATCTGGAGCTGGAGTGGAGCAGCGGTGACCGCCGCGGGACGCTGCGCCTGGACGACCACGGCCGGCCGTTCCGTACGAGTGGGATGAAGGGGCGCCCGGTCTACACCTACCGATACGACCTCAACGTCTGGCGCCCGGAAGGTACCTGACGACCGTATCCCCGCGCCCCCGACCGTAACCCCGCGCCCCGGCGCCCGGCCGCCCCCGTGTCCGTGAAGCGCGGGGTGCGGGGGCGCGAGGCCGGGTACCGGGTGGGCGCCGGGTGGCCGCCCATGGCCACGGGGTAAGGACCGGCTCTCCTCTCCGGTGTCTCCGCGTACGGATTCCGGTGGACCAGGGGCCGTCAGAAACCGGTCAGGGCTTCTTCGCCGGGGCCGGTCCGGCGAAGGCGGCGAGGGCTATGCGGATGCCGGTGGCGGAGGCGGCGCTGTTGTCGGCGGCGGCCGTGCCCCCTGCGTAGATACCGCGCCACTTGAGGTCCGGGGTGGCGAAGACCCCACTCGTATAGCCCGGGTCGCTTCCCGTCTTGCCCCACAGCACCTTGCCGTTAGGCAGCGGGAAGGACATCAGGCCGACGCTGTAGCAGGCCGATCCCTTGTCGGGGCCCATGTTGCAGTTGGCGTTGTTCGTGTAGGGAAGCAGCTTGCCGTCGGCGTCCCGCGGCAGGGTGCGCAGCTCGGCGGCCTGGGCGGGCCGCAGCAGGCGGCCGTTGAACAGTCCGGTGACGAAGCGGTCGAGGTCGGCGGTGGTGGAGATCATGCTGGAGGGGTTGCCGCCCTGCTCGTTGACGTCGACCAGTTCGCCCCGGCCGTCCGGCGCATAGCCGGGGAGGTACGGGCGCGGCAGCCGTACGTCGCGGCCCGGCGCGGAGGTGTGCCGCATCTTCAGCGGCTTCAGGATGCGGGTGGTGAATTCACGCTTGAGGGAGTGGCCCGTGATCTCCTCTATGAGCTTGCCCGCGACGCGGTAGGCGAAGGAGTTGTACTCCTGCTTCGTCCCGGGCTTGAAGTGCGGCGTGGGCGCAGGCCGGCCCTCGGGTCGCAGCGTCTGCTCGATCACCTGGTCGAAGGTGTAGTAGTCGTGGCGCTTGTCGACCGTCTCACCCGGGGCCGGTGCGGGTGCGCCTTCGAAGTCCTGCGGCAGCCCGCTGGTGTGGTTGAGCAACTGGCGGACGGTGACCGGATCGTAGGAGTCGGGCAGCAGACCCGGGAGGTAGTGCTGCACCGTCTCGTCGAGGTCCACCTTGCCCTCGGCGGAGAGCTGGAGCAGTACCACCGCCTCGAAGGTCTTGGCGATGCTGCCGATGCGGAAGTGGGCGTCGTCCTTCACCCGCTTGCCGGTGACGGCGTCGCCGGAGGTCCCCCGCCAGGACTCCCCGTCCTTGCTGACCCGGGCCACGACGTCCGCGACCCCGCCGCCGGGACGTATCGCGATCGCCTCGCGCAGCGCCGTACGGTTCAGCCCTTCACGCGCCTTGCCCGAGCCGGCCGCCTGGGCGGCGGGCGCGACCGCTCCGAGCGCCACGGTGGCGGCCGTCAGAGCAGCCAGGGCCGGAGCCAGGGCCAGAGCCAGGGACTGGGGCCGGTACCGCGACCGGGACCGGGACGAGGAACGGCGCATGAGATCTCCTACCGGGGAACAGCGGTTGTCAGCGATTTCCAGAGCGATGAACCCTTCTGGAACTGACACCGAGTCTCCTCGGGCAAGATCACACCTACATCGGGGAAGTCCCTGACCGACCCCTGTGAGACCCCTGACATGACATCAGGGGCCTCAAGCAGCAGCCAAGCCTCAGAGGCGCTCGGGCGTCCGGATGCCCAGCAGCGCCATGCCCCGGTGCAGCGTGCGCGCCGTCACTTCGCACAGGAACAGGCGGTTCTCGATCTGCTCCTGGCCGCCCTCGGCCTTCAGGACCGGGCACTGCTCGTAGAAGGTCGTGAAGAGCGAGGCGAGCTGGTAGAGGTACGCGGCCAGCTTGTGCGGCTCGTAGGACGCGGCGACCTCGGTCACCGTCTCCCCGAACTGGTCGATGTGCAGGCCCAGCGCGCGCTCGGCCGGCGCCAGCGCCAGTTCCGGGTGGGCCTTGGGCGCGGCGCTTCCGGCGAGCCGGAAGATGGACCGCGTACGGGCGTAGGCGTACTGGATGTAGACGCTGGTGTCACCGTTGAGCGAGACCATCTGGTCCAGGTCGAACTTGTAGTCACGGGCGGCGGCGGTGGACAGGTCCGCGTACTTCACCGCGCCGATGCCGACCTGCACGCCGTTCCCGGTGATCTCCTGCTCGCTCAGGCCGATCTTCTCGCCCTTTTCCCGCACGACGGCGGTGGCGCGCTCCACGGCCTCGTTCAGGAGGTCGGCCAGGCGGACCGTCTCGCCCTCACGGGTCTTGAACGGCTTGCCGTCCTTGCCCAGGACGGTGCCGAAGGCGAGGTGGACGGCTTTGACGTCCTCGTTCAGCCAGCCGGCCCGGCGCGCGGTCTCGAAGACCATCTTGAAGTGCAGGGACTGCCGGGCGTCCACGACGTACATGAGGGTGTCGGCGCCCAGGTTCTGTACGCGGTCGCGGATCGCGGAGAGGTCGGTGGCCGCGTAGCCGTAGCCGCCGTCGGACTTCTGGACGATCAGCGGTACGGGCTTGTCGTCCGGGCCCTTGATGTCGTCGAAGAAGACGCACAGCGCGCCCTCGGAGCGGACGGCGACACCGGACTCCTCCAGGAGCCGGCAGGTCTCCTCCAGCATGTCGTTGTATCCGGACTCGCCGACGATGTCGGGGTCGCGGATCTCCATGTCGAGCTTGTCGAAGACCGAGTAGAAGTAGATCTTCGACTCGTCGACGAAGCGGCGCCACAGGGCGAGGGTCTCCTCGTCGCCCGCCTGGAGGTCGACCACCCGCGCCCGGGCCCGCGTCTTGAACTCCTCGTCGGAGTCGAACAGCGCGCGGGACGCCTTGTAGAGGCGGTTCAGGTTGGACATGGCCTCCTCACCGGAGACCTCGTCCTCACTCTTGTGGTCCAGCTCGTG
Encoded proteins:
- a CDS encoding ATP-binding protein gives rise to the protein MSGDWEYALEIPDNSLAPRVARRVLRLILEEHGEEQLTDTAELLASELVTNAHRHAKGGASVRVKRVGERLRVSVWDGNPELPVFDGAPTPAPEAEAGRGLGLVRLCADSYGGFSLGAGAFGVGGKLIWFELGRGGGAGGSPIFVP
- the argS gene encoding arginine--tRNA ligase — its product is MASVPSLAATVNQRVADALSAALPEAGAADPLLRRSDRADFQANGMLALAKKLKGNPRELAGKVVAGIPTGAAGDVIKEIEVSGPGFLNITVSDEAIVRTLAARAEDDRLGVPYADKPGTTVIDYAQPNVAKEMHVGHLRSAVIGAAMVEILEFTGEKVVRRHHIGDWGTQFGMLIQYLIEHPHELDHKSEDEVSGEEAMSNLNRLYKASRALFDSDEEFKTRARARVVDLQAGDEETLALWRRFVDESKIYFYSVFDKLDMEIRDPDIVGESGYNDMLEETCRLLEESGVAVRSEGALCVFFDDIKGPDDKPVPLIVQKSDGGYGYAATDLSAIRDRVQNLGADTLMYVVDARQSLHFKMVFETARRAGWLNEDVKAVHLAFGTVLGKDGKPFKTREGETVRLADLLNEAVERATAVVREKGEKIGLSEQEITGNGVQVGIGAVKYADLSTAAARDYKFDLDQMVSLNGDTSVYIQYAYARTRSIFRLAGSAAPKAHPELALAPAERALGLHIDQFGETVTEVAASYEPHKLAAYLYQLASLFTTFYEQCPVLKAEGGQEQIENRLFLCEVTARTLHRGMALLGIRTPERL
- a CDS encoding serine hydrolase domain-containing protein, which gives rise to MRRSSSRSRSRYRPQSLALALAPALAALTAATVALGAVAPAAQAAGSGKAREGLNRTALREAIAIRPGGGVADVVARVSKDGESWRGTSGDAVTGKRVKDDAHFRIGSIAKTFEAVVLLQLSAEGKVDLDETVQHYLPGLLPDSYDPVTVRQLLNHTSGLPQDFEGAPAPAPGETVDKRHDYYTFDQVIEQTLRPEGRPAPTPHFKPGTKQEYNSFAYRVAGKLIEEITGHSLKREFTTRILKPLKMRHTSAPGRDVRLPRPYLPGYAPDGRGELVDVNEQGGNPSSMISTTADLDRFVTGLFNGRLLRPAQAAELRTLPRDADGKLLPYTNNANCNMGPDKGSACYSVGLMSFPLPNGKVLWGKTGSDPGYTSGVFATPDLKWRGIYAGGTAAADNSAASATGIRIALAAFAGPAPAKKP
- a CDS encoding helix-turn-helix transcriptional regulator; the protein is MTSETEEFAALLRGLKEKSGRSYGVLAKRLHMSTSTLHRYCNGDAVPVEYAPVERLARVCGASPEELVELHRRWILADATRGRKPGTHPAPAPGADGPAPVSGADGPAPVAAADDPVRGEASPEGGVPAGGATDDSTIDASGNDDSGDSDSANDGGVAGDGAVGRDATVGGGAVGGASGVAVFPAVLSPRRTLPKKLWLPLAGAAVVALAVPFMVNGSDVSGKRSAAATRADRASVSGQGPVPDGAVSRSPQATSATDRVAKKADAGTKKDSGPSEGPSGSAPEPESVPAAGDGRPKDGGQSGGDEGGDDEQGVPLTVDVRMNNWDDRCGRWFLLDKPPAEVPPPPTEQGTRGWANALGAVAAGHLRIALAVQGKSERAVVLHALHVRVTGRRAPASGAMYNMDAGCGGGLTPAAFDVALDAAAPLPRPVAGMQGDKKIPATDFPYKVSSSDPQVLDVDAHTDLNDVSWYLELEWSSGDRRGTLRLDDHGRPFRTSGMKGRPVYTYRYDLNVWRPEGT
- a CDS encoding DUF4232 domain-containing protein, producing the protein MRSLLTGTGSRTARIAASVTLAVTALSLSACQSGSDAKKTDAAPAPSAAAPDHFPSPGTESAQNVRYAQAKRDSQVPPAKNVTARATTHSTARATTCTAANAKLTVSRVTRPINHLLLTATNTGSTRCDLYAFPFLRFDDAQAPTPPVKDSTPQAVVSLEPGASGHAGIRLSSAAGEGGHGNKVRNLTVYFADRSGGSTGAPARLALPKDTHLDDSAEVTYWQTTPDDALKW